Part of the Primulina huaijiensis isolate GDHJ02 chromosome 15, ASM1229523v2, whole genome shotgun sequence genome is shown below.
ggtccatgagaagaattatcgactcatgacctcgagctagcagcagtagTCTTCGCcctaaagatttggaggcattatctgtatggggagaagtgcaggattttcatcgatcacaagagcctgaagtacttcttcacacagaaagagctgaacaaGAGACAGTGGAGGTGGCTGGATCTAGTGAatgattatgactgtgacattagctaccatttgggtaaggctaatgtagttgcggatgcattaaGCAGGAAGAATGCAGTGATCACTCAGTTTTCAGTATAGAGACCATTACAGACAGAGATTAAGAGGTTTGAGCTTTTAGTTTATGCCAGGGGCGATGCCCCTAGTCTTTCTACCCTGACAGTACAGTCGACACTGAGAGACAGGATTCAAGCGGGGCAGACTTTTGACAAGCAGTTACAGAAGTGCAGACAGAGGGATGAGTCGAAGGGTCTGAGGTTCNATTGCCTTTGATAACTCACacgatacttcagttaggcaagctatATAattcgaatacttgatcagttagtccaatagataaatggtttgtcaaacaggcgaaattaagtttccaacagttTCATTCTCCCAAGCTTTTCTctatggggcgcaccagtactgTTTTTTAAGAAAAAGGTCGACAGCATGcggctttgcattgactacagGGAGCTGAACCTGGTCACAGTTAAGAATAAGTATACACTGCCCATGATTGAGGATCTATTTGATCAACTTCAGGGAGCATCAGTATTTTCAAAGATAGATCTCCGATCAGGATACCACTAGCTGACGGTGAGAGAGCCTAACGTGCATAAGATGACTTTCAGGACacgttatgggcactatgagtttatggtgatgtccTTAATACTGACGAACGCGCCAACGATCTTCATGTATTTCACGAATTGCGTTTTAAGTCGtatttggatcagttcgtcatagttttcataTACAACctcctgatctattcgaagagcatAGAGGAGCACAATTAGTATCTGAGGACAATGCTACATGTTTTGTAGGACTGTCgactgtatgccaagttcagtaaatgcgagtTATAGCTTtgacagagtggcattcttgaGCCAAATCATATCCAGAGATGGAGTAGAGGTTGATCCCAGCAAAGTTGAGGTAGTAAGAGACTGGCCAGTGCCGAAGAGTGTGACAGAGATCCGCAGCTTCTTGGGTCTAGCTTGGTATTACAGGAAGTTCATACATGGCCTCTCTTCTATTGTGGTgcctatgaccgccttgacaaagaagaatgccaaaTTCATATGGGATTTGAGTGTCAGGAGAGTTTGGACAGGCTGAAACAGACATTGACTTCAGCGCCAGTTCTGGCAATATCAGGGCAGGGAAATTTTTTTGCTTTATACAGATGCTTTGAAACTCGGCTCTGGCGCGGTTCTGATGTAGCATGACagggttatagcctatgcgtccagACAAttgaaggtccatgagaagaattatcgactcatgacctcgagctagcagcagtagTCTTCGCcctaaagatttggaggcattatctgtatggggagaagtgcaggattttcatcgatcacaagagcctgaagtacttcttcacacagaaagagctgaacaaGAGACAGTGGAGGTGGCTGGATCTAGTGAatgattatgactgtgacattagctaccatttgggtaaggctaatgtagttgcggatgcattaaGCAGGAAGAATGCAGTGATCACTCAGTTTTCAGTATAGAGACCATTACAGACAGAGATTAAGAGGTTTGAGCTTTTAGTTTATGCCAGGGGCGATGCCCCTAGTCTTTCTACCCTGACAGTACAGTCGACACTGAGAGACAGGATTCAAGCGGGGCAGACTTTTGACAAGCAGTTACAGAAGTGCAGACAGAGGGATGAGTCGAAGGGTCTGAGGTTCTATACAGTTGAGGACGACATAGTCAGATATCATGAccgactatgggttcctagcagttaTTCCCTGAGATCCGATATCATGAGTGAGGCCTACAACATACCGTACTCtatccatccagggagtacgaagatgtataaagatCTACATACTCTTTATTGGTGGTCGGGCATGAAGTGAGATATTCTGCATTTCGTCTTTGAGTGTTTGACGTTTCAGTaggtcaaggcagaacatcagagacctacagggaagctgagaccattccatattcctgagtggaaatgagagaacattaccatggactttgtgacaggGCTACCGAGGACAGCTGAAGAATATAatgtcatttgggtgatagttgatcgacTCACTAAATCAACACACTTTCTACCGATCAAGAAGACTTTCACCATAACTCAGTACGATGGGCTgtatatcaaagagatagttAAACTGCATGGGATTGGTGTCCATCGTAtcagacagggatccgaggttcacgtctgcattctggaagagtctacaaCAGGCATTGGGTATTAAGATGCTATTTAGTAGTGCCTTCTATCCTTGGACCGACGGTCAGTCAAGGagggtgattcaaatattggaAGACCTACTCagagcttgcatgatcgacttcTAGGGCAGCTGGGAGCCAAAGCTACCTCTCCTGAAGTTCacgtacaacaacagttaccaTGCATCTATcagtatggctccatatgaggcaTTGTAAGGGAGAAAGTGTAGGTCACCAATTTATTGGGACGAGGTAGGAGAGAGGGAAGAGTTGGGACCGGATATTGTCAGTCAGAAGAgttagtggtcaagatccgagacatgatgaagaccgctcagagccaacagaagagttatgcagagcACAGGCGCAGAGATCTTGAGTTCGCAGTAGGgtatcatgtatttgtgaaattcgcacccgatgaagggtgtgatgaaatttaaaaagaaggacaagctcagccctagattcataggaccgttcgagatcttagagagagttgggacactcgCATACAGAGTTACATTACCGCCGAATCTAGctggagttcataatgtttttcacgtctcgatgctgcgaaagtacatgtcgaaccatTCGCATGTACTGAATTATGAGCCAATGCAGTTGACGTCGAACCTGTCTTTCGAGGAGAGACCCACTCAGATATTGGATAGGCAGGAGAGGAggctccggaacaaggtgatccacatGATCAATGTCAAGTGGCTGAACCATTCCAaggaggaggctacttgggagactgagaccgagatgaggagtcgctacccagagTTATTCGATATGtcttaaatttcgaggacgacaTTCTGTTTAagggggggagaattgtaaggtataggaaattcgaactacgtaacctgactgtATGCAATCtagagtttttatttaaaatatgtttaattatatttatgtatttgatgcatttttattgcatgatatGTGGGTTGgttcatgttttatttaaagtttcatggaTTAGGGCTTTAAGTtatatttcgcgctcgaacgaggaatggagacggagatatttaagaaaaatatttttattaaataattatttttaattatttaatatatggtgtaattaagtgttattttcgaaaatgggccttggtgAGGTATTTTACTCatcgggtcatatttttaacaaataCGCAAATTTCAGCGAGTCAGAGAACTTTTTGAAGGTTTGggcaatatttcaaaaacgtacctaaaaaaaatatttttcgagagtgttatTGAGCTTCATGGGTTTATTTTGTTTCATATTGGGCCTAAAATCCTTTTAAACTCAATTATTTTAACTTGGGCCATTATACActaagtattttaattaaacctACACTCAAAACCCTAACCCTACTCCCCATTGGTTTGGCCGCCCCTTCCTTCACATCAGCAGCACCATTTTGAAAGTTTCTTCAGCAGCCACTTGaaaattgttcaattttttaaagaaagttCATTCCCTGTCTCTCCGGTGCTCGTCATACACGTAGATATCCAAGGTTTTGAGCGTTTTtttgcaaaggcacgccataaatcCTTATTTTTCTCATCATCCACGCTAATATACGATGTTATGTGTGCGTTTGCATGAAGAGTGTTTAAATCTTTTTGTTGTATCGTTTATGCATCGGTTGTCATGAAATATGCATATTTCGATATGTAACTCACGTTTCCTGGTTGTCATGCAAGGGGCTGCCGATTTGCTGGTTTTAGGGGGCTGAAAATTGTTGAGGGTTAAGGTGACAAGGTGCTGGAGTTTTGAAGTCGTCACGTTGTGCAAGAGTTGGTCACACATCTTGGTGGATGGTCCGGTGGTGGCTAGAATGGAAGAAACGAGAGAGCCAACGGTGCAAGCGCCGTTCCAAGCCTTAGACCAGAacctggtgggtctgagccaTGGCCTAGGATGGATCGAATCCTGCTGGTCTTGGTCTTAGAGCCGGTCGAGAGATTTGTTTTGAGGGGAGTCTCGGTTAGGACTTATTCGGGTGGCTCTCAGGTGATTGCGCTTAAACACCGTGCACGGGGCTGAGGGCTAGTGTTATGTAGTTGCAGGATGGTCTAGAGGTGGGCTAGGAAGGGTTGGCTCGGGTCTTGTCCTCGTCGGTTTGGGCTGGTGTAACGCCTCAGATTCGACGActatcctcactgtaccaatacgagtctttccagcgtgcttatatcCTTACTCACACGCaacctaggaaacttcccaggaggtcacccatcccagaattgctcCAACTCAAGCACGCTTAAATATGGAGTTTTTATgagatgagctaccgaaaagaagatacatcttattggtatgagtagtacatatcaaaatttGTAAGTACTTTTCAACTGTatagtccattacattgaacagtctcggaatccatCTCATTCCGGTGttggatcggttcattcatattCCCtctgcctagaagcctgccaggagccgctcattgtccgtgcaacctcatggcaccgacgatcaccccccgcGCTCTTcagccccgggcctcacatgcccaccagc
Proteins encoded:
- the LOC140959280 gene encoding uncharacterized protein: MRLCIDYRELNLVTVKNKTVDCMPSSVNASYSFDRVAFLSQIISRDGVEVDPSKVEVVRDWPVPKSVTEIRSFLGLAWYYRKFIHGLSSIVVPMTALTKKNAKFIWDLSVRRTEIKRFELLVYARGDAPSLSTLTVQSTLRDRIQAGQTFDKQLQKCRQRDESKGLRTVDCMPSSVNASYSFDRVAFLSQIISRDGVEVDPSKVEVVRDWPVPKSVTEIRSFLGLAWYYRKFIHGLSSIVVPMTALTKKNAKFIWDLSVRRVWTG